The Chryseobacterium suipulveris genome window below encodes:
- a CDS encoding monovalent cation:proton antiporter-2 (CPA2) family protein — protein MAENSLAYTALVFLGAAIVMVPLVRRLGLSSVIGFILGGIIIGPFGLKLTGREAADIMHTAEFGVIMLLFLVGLEIEPRKFWVIRKKIFGMGLSQVVITALILFVIFYFAKWRPDQAIVAALCFSLSSTAIVLQTLKEKNIFRTDAGEASFSILLFQDISVIPILALLPIIAKKSDEDENQILLQYLPDWLQPFSIILGIALLIFMGRYVFVPFLRFVSRSGMNELLTASSLFLVIGVSELMYSAGLSAALGAFIAGLMLANSEFRHELENQIEPFKGLLLALFFVSVGSTINFHVIMQDPMFIFTVVVVVLIVKFLVLYGIGKFFGLKTNQNLLVAFALSQVGEFAFVLVNYSTKLYLLSPQLTAQLMAVTAITMCITPLLLILNEKLIEPRTTFTKKEENKLGPIVQQKIIIIGFGHFGSTVGRLLRVNGIRATVLDNDPERVNLLRSHGFKVYYGDATKPRVLRSAGAETADILILCLDNAESNKFILTYARKNYPQLKIFVRAKNRLDAYDFLNNGVDNIYRETLGTAVEMAVDVLKTTGMRSYAARRLGRRFMLIDKAMVRKLAKEQLQDNVTFTMKQSLEREAELLAEDSHSFDESQWNENEEYMN, from the coding sequence ATGGCGGAAAACTCACTCGCATATACTGCACTCGTATTTTTAGGAGCGGCGATCGTGATGGTTCCGCTGGTTCGTCGGCTTGGTCTGAGTTCTGTGATTGGATTCATTCTGGGCGGAATCATCATCGGTCCTTTCGGCTTAAAATTAACCGGAAGAGAAGCTGCAGACATTATGCATACTGCGGAATTCGGAGTGATCATGTTGCTTTTTCTGGTCGGTTTAGAAATTGAGCCAAGAAAATTCTGGGTCATCCGTAAAAAGATTTTCGGGATGGGTTTGAGCCAGGTTGTGATTACCGCACTTATTTTGTTTGTCATTTTCTATTTTGCAAAATGGCGTCCCGATCAGGCGATTGTCGCGGCATTGTGTTTCTCGCTATCATCCACGGCGATTGTTTTGCAAACCCTGAAGGAGAAGAATATTTTCCGAACCGACGCGGGTGAAGCTTCATTTTCGATTCTGCTTTTTCAGGATATTTCGGTGATTCCGATTCTGGCTCTGCTTCCCATCATTGCAAAAAAATCCGACGAAGATGAAAACCAGATCCTCCTGCAGTATCTTCCGGATTGGTTGCAACCGTTCTCCATTATTTTGGGAATTGCACTTTTGATTTTCATGGGAAGATATGTCTTTGTTCCATTTTTAAGGTTTGTTTCCAGATCGGGGATGAACGAGCTATTGACTGCATCTTCACTTTTCCTCGTTATCGGAGTTTCCGAACTGATGTATTCTGCGGGTTTAAGTGCGGCACTAGGAGCGTTTATCGCTGGCTTAATGTTGGCGAACAGTGAATTTCGACACGAATTGGAAAATCAGATTGAGCCGTTCAAGGGACTGCTTCTCGCGCTTTTCTTTGTGAGCGTGGGATCAACCATTAATTTTCATGTGATCATGCAGGATCCGATGTTTATATTCACGGTTGTCGTGGTCGTACTCATTGTAAAGTTTTTGGTTTTGTACGGCATCGGGAAGTTTTTCGGGTTAAAGACGAACCAAAATCTTCTCGTGGCATTCGCGCTTTCACAAGTGGGTGAATTTGCCTTTGTACTGGTGAATTATTCCACAAAACTCTACTTGCTAAGTCCACAATTGACGGCGCAACTGATGGCGGTCACTGCAATTACTATGTGTATAACTCCTTTGCTTTTAATTCTTAATGAAAAGCTGATCGAGCCAAGGACGACTTTTACCAAAAAAGAAGAAAATAAACTGGGACCGATTGTGCAGCAAAAAATAATCATCATCGGTTTCGGGCATTTCGGAAGCACTGTTGGCCGACTTTTGAGAGTGAATGGAATTCGTGCCACGGTTTTAGACAACGATCCGGAGCGGGTGAATCTGCTTCGTTCACACGGCTTCAAGGTGTATTATGGTGATGCGACCAAACCTAGAGTTCTTCGTTCAGCTGGAGCAGAAACTGCAGACATTCTCATTCTGTGCCTTGATAACGCCGAAAGCAATAAGTTTATTCTGACCTACGCCCGAAAGAATTATCCGCAGCTGAAGATTTTTGTAAGAGCCAAAAACCGTCTCGATGCTTATGATTTCCTCAACAATGGCGTTGATAATATTTACCGCGAAACTTTGGGAACCGCTGTTGAAATGGCAGTAGATGTGCTGAAAACTACGGGAATGCGTTCATACGCAGCACGAAGATTGGGACGAAGATTTATGCTCATTGACAAAGCGATGGTACGAAAACTCGCAAAAGAGCAGCTTCAGGACAACGTAACTTTCACGATGAAGCAGTCATTAGAACGGGAAGCAGAGCTCCTTGCAGAAGACAGCCACTCCTTCGACGAATCCCAATGGAATGAGAATGAGGAATATATGAATTAA
- a CDS encoding acyl carrier protein phosphodiesterase, which translates to MNFLAHSYLTFTDEQIVGQFLEDFIRNSERFSFPEKIQEGITLHREIDTFTDSHPAISEAKKVFSPLVRLYSGAFVDVSFDYFLANSIPEKQLFDHSQKVYNTFRKYRELLPINLILMLEKMEKDNWLYNYREDWGIKFSIQNVLNKAKYLEKDLPVFETFLSNKPELKIQFDRFFPELQQHIFAINENFIK; encoded by the coding sequence ATGAATTTCCTCGCCCACTCCTACCTCACTTTTACCGACGAGCAAATAGTCGGACAGTTTCTCGAAGACTTTATCCGAAACAGCGAGCGCTTTTCGTTTCCGGAAAAAATTCAAGAAGGAATTACCCTCCACCGCGAAATCGATACGTTTACCGATTCACATCCTGCAATTTCGGAGGCGAAGAAAGTGTTCAGTCCGCTTGTCCGTCTGTATTCAGGAGCGTTCGTCGATGTAAGTTTTGATTATTTCCTCGCCAATTCAATCCCAGAAAAACAACTTTTCGATCATTCCCAAAAAGTGTACAATACTTTCAGAAAATACCGGGAACTCCTTCCCATCAATCTCATTCTGATGCTGGAAAAAATGGAAAAAGACAACTGGCTCTACAATTACCGTGAAGATTGGGGAATTAAATTTTCAATCCAAAACGTCCTCAACAAAGCCAAATATCTGGAGAAAGACCTACCCGTTTTCGAAACTTTCCTCAGTAACAAACCCGAGCTGAAAATACAGTTCGACCGGTTCTTCCCCGAACTGCAGCAGCATATTTTTGCGATCAACGAAAATTTTATTAAATAG
- a CDS encoding type II toxin-antitoxin system PemK/MazF family toxin, which yields MKYRNEIWLADLEPQFGTEAGKVRPVVIIQTDDLNEIAHPSTIICPITTNLQNSQILRLRLSADINGLSAESDVLVDQIRAIDNDRFIKRIGMLNEIQATKLKRNLKIVLDL from the coding sequence ATGAAATACCGGAATGAAATTTGGCTCGCCGATTTGGAGCCACAATTCGGTACAGAAGCAGGAAAAGTTCGCCCGGTTGTAATCATTCAAACCGACGACCTGAACGAGATTGCACATCCATCAACGATTATTTGTCCCATCACAACGAATTTGCAAAACTCCCAGATTCTGCGATTGCGGCTTTCTGCAGATATTAATGGATTGAGCGCAGAATCAGATGTTCTAGTCGACCAAATCCGTGCAATAGACAATGACCGTTTCATCAAAAGAATTGGAATGTTAAACGAAATACAAGCAACAAAACTTAAGAGAAACCTGAAAATCGTCCTCGATTTGTAA
- the radA gene encoding DNA repair protein RadA yields MAKLKTAYFCQNCGTQYPQWLGQCKNCGQWNTLVEEIVEKSPSKSFSDKGKQHIINIIEVETNEEPRIKTPSEELNRVLGGGIVLGSVTLIGGEPGIGKSTLLLQLALKMKKKILYVSGEESASQIKMRADRLTELQNPNCFLFTETSVEKILHETKKLKPDFIIIDSIQTLQSQLIESSPGTVSQIRECSNEIIKFAKETNTPVFLVGHITKDGQIAGPKVLEHMVDVVLNFDGDRNHLFRLLRANKNRFGSTAEIGIYEMISQGLKEIKNPSEILITKKSEELSGNSVAVTLEGNRPMLIEIQALVSTAVYGTPQRSCTGFDSKRLNMLLAVLEKRAGFQLGAKDVFLNITGGIKTDDPALDLAVVASILSSNEDIAISEHFCFAGEIGLSGEIRPVPQIEQRISEAEKLGYEKIFISNLNKIPKRKFGITIVEVSKIEDFHEFLF; encoded by the coding sequence TTGGCAAAACTAAAAACAGCATATTTCTGTCAGAACTGCGGAACGCAATATCCGCAATGGCTTGGTCAATGCAAAAACTGCGGACAGTGGAATACTTTGGTGGAAGAAATCGTAGAAAAATCTCCGTCGAAAAGTTTTTCGGATAAAGGCAAGCAGCACATCATCAACATTATCGAAGTTGAAACCAATGAGGAACCGCGGATTAAAACCCCTTCCGAAGAACTGAACCGCGTTCTCGGTGGTGGAATTGTTTTGGGCTCTGTTACCTTGATTGGCGGTGAACCTGGAATCGGCAAATCCACGCTTCTTCTTCAGTTAGCATTAAAAATGAAGAAGAAAATCCTGTATGTTTCCGGTGAAGAAAGCGCGTCGCAAATCAAGATGAGAGCCGACCGGTTAACGGAATTGCAAAACCCAAACTGCTTCCTCTTTACCGAAACTTCTGTTGAGAAAATCCTTCACGAAACCAAAAAACTGAAACCCGATTTCATCATTATCGACTCCATTCAGACTTTACAAAGCCAGCTGATAGAAAGCTCACCCGGAACCGTTTCGCAAATCCGTGAATGCTCCAACGAAATTATCAAGTTCGCGAAAGAAACAAACACTCCGGTTTTTCTTGTCGGTCACATCACTAAAGATGGACAAATCGCAGGTCCAAAAGTTTTAGAACACATGGTAGATGTCGTACTCAACTTCGATGGCGACCGAAATCACCTTTTCCGATTGTTGCGCGCCAACAAAAACCGTTTCGGCTCTACTGCAGAAATCGGGATTTACGAGATGATTTCGCAGGGTTTGAAGGAAATCAAGAATCCATCCGAAATCCTCATTACCAAGAAATCCGAGGAACTCTCCGGGAATTCAGTCGCCGTAACCCTCGAAGGAAACCGACCGATGCTGATTGAAATTCAGGCATTGGTTTCCACCGCGGTTTATGGAACGCCACAAAGAAGCTGTACCGGTTTCGACTCCAAACGGCTGAATATGCTTCTCGCCGTTTTAGAAAAAAGAGCAGGATTTCAATTGGGTGCAAAAGACGTTTTCCTGAACATTACCGGCGGAATCAAAACCGATGATCCCGCACTGGATTTGGCGGTGGTCGCATCAATTCTTTCCTCAAATGAAGACATTGCCATTTCTGAACATTTCTGTTTTGCCGGCGAAATTGGTTTGAGTGGTGAAATTCGTCCGGTTCCTCAAATCGAACAGCGAATCTCTGAAGCCGAAAAGTTGGGCTACGAAAAGATCTTTATTTCCAACCTCAACAAAATCCCTAAGAGAAAATTCGGCATCACTATCGTTGAAGTGAGCAAAATTGAAGATTTTCACGAATTTCTGTTTTAA
- a CDS encoding YceI family protein yields MKNSLKLVLAFFAISMFGFVNAQNITGKSTKVAVDGTSPMHDWTMTSSSATFSGTVSGNAITNVRFTMPAKNLVSTKGKMMDNKAYAALKADKNPTITFTAASLPVGKGNLTGKLSIAGVTKDVTLPVNVVKNGNSYNITGTEDMKLSDFGMERPGFMGVRTGDALKITVNIVAN; encoded by the coding sequence ATGAAAAATTCACTGAAACTTGTTCTTGCCTTCTTTGCAATCTCCATGTTCGGATTTGTAAACGCACAAAACATCACCGGAAAATCTACCAAAGTAGCTGTTGACGGAACTTCACCAATGCACGACTGGACGATGACCTCGTCTTCTGCAACATTTAGCGGAACTGTGAGCGGAAACGCAATTACCAACGTAAGATTCACAATGCCTGCAAAAAACTTGGTAAGTACAAAAGGTAAAATGATGGATAACAAAGCTTACGCTGCTTTGAAAGCTGACAAAAACCCAACGATTACTTTCACCGCTGCGTCACTACCTGTTGGAAAAGGCAACTTGACCGGAAAATTGAGCATCGCAGGTGTAACAAAAGATGTAACCTTACCTGTAAATGTTGTGAAAAACGGAAACTCCTATAATATCACCGGAACAGAAGACATGAAACTTTCTGACTTCGGAATGGAAAGACCTGGATTCATGGGGGTAAGAACTGGTGACGCCCTAAAAATCACTGTAAACATTGTGGCTAACTAA
- a CDS encoding CTP synthase has protein sequence MSKKNTKYIFVTGGVTSSLGKGIVSASLGLLLKSRGFKVTIQKLDPYINIDPGTLNPYEHGECYVTEDGAETDLDLGHYERFLDSQTSQNNNVTTGKIYQTVIEKERKGDFLGKTVQVIPHITNEIKRRIKILAKKDYDIIITEIGGTVGDIESLPYIESVRQLKWELGENNSMVIHLTLLPYLSSSGELKTKPSQHSVRQLMESGIQADVLVCRTEYKIPKEQRAKLAQFCNVPLENVIECKDLDTIYEVPLYLQKQDFDDVVLKELGLKSDKEADLKDWKNFLKKYQNPKKKVEIALVGKYVSLQDSYKSIAEAFIHAGADLETEVKIRWVYSGDITKDNVENLFKGIDGMLIAPGFGDRGIEGKILSAKYARENNIPLLGICLGMQVMTIEFARNVLGMAKANSMEFDTSTPEPVISLMEEQKNVVEKGGTMRLGAWKCSLKAGSKLSEIYGAKTISERHRHRYEFNSEFKDEFEKKGLVPTGFNPETGLVETIELSNHPFYIGVQYHPEYKSTVATPHPLFKALIKAATKK, from the coding sequence ATGAGTAAAAAGAACACCAAATACATCTTCGTCACGGGAGGTGTTACTTCATCTTTGGGTAAAGGAATTGTGTCGGCATCGCTTGGTTTGCTGTTAAAATCAAGAGGTTTCAAGGTCACCATCCAAAAGCTCGACCCCTATATCAATATCGATCCCGGAACTTTAAATCCATACGAACACGGCGAATGTTATGTAACCGAAGACGGTGCTGAAACTGATTTGGATTTGGGCCATTATGAGCGTTTTCTTGATTCGCAGACTTCGCAGAATAATAATGTGACGACCGGGAAAATTTACCAAACCGTCATCGAAAAAGAGAGAAAGGGCGACTTCCTCGGGAAAACGGTTCAGGTCATCCCACATATTACTAATGAGATTAAGCGGCGGATAAAGATTTTAGCCAAGAAAGATTACGACATCATCATTACCGAAATTGGCGGAACAGTGGGCGATATCGAGTCGCTTCCGTATATCGAATCGGTTCGCCAGCTGAAATGGGAACTGGGCGAGAACAACTCGATGGTGATTCATTTGACGCTGCTTCCTTACCTGTCTTCAAGCGGGGAACTGAAGACCAAACCTTCGCAGCACTCTGTTCGTCAATTAATGGAAAGCGGAATTCAGGCGGATGTTTTGGTTTGCCGAACCGAGTATAAAATCCCTAAAGAGCAGCGTGCGAAATTGGCGCAGTTCTGCAACGTTCCTTTGGAAAATGTAATTGAATGCAAAGATTTGGATACCATTTACGAAGTTCCGCTCTACCTGCAAAAGCAGGATTTTGATGATGTGGTGTTAAAGGAACTTGGCCTGAAATCTGACAAGGAAGCCGATTTGAAAGACTGGAAAAACTTCCTGAAGAAATATCAAAACCCCAAAAAGAAGGTGGAGATTGCTTTGGTCGGGAAATATGTTTCGCTGCAGGATTCGTACAAATCCATCGCGGAAGCGTTTATTCACGCCGGTGCAGATTTGGAGACTGAAGTGAAGATTCGATGGGTTTACAGCGGTGACATTACTAAAGATAATGTAGAAAACCTTTTCAAGGGAATTGACGGAATGCTGATCGCTCCAGGTTTTGGCGACCGCGGAATTGAAGGAAAGATTCTTTCGGCAAAATATGCGAGGGAAAACAACATCCCGCTTCTCGGTATTTGTTTGGGAATGCAGGTGATGACGATCGAGTTTGCAAGAAACGTTTTAGGAATGGCTAAAGCCAACTCGATGGAATTCGACACTTCGACTCCTGAACCTGTAATTTCATTGATGGAGGAACAGAAGAATGTGGTAGAAAAAGGCGGGACAATGCGACTTGGCGCGTGGAAATGTTCGTTGAAAGCGGGTTCGAAACTTTCAGAAATTTACGGAGCAAAAACAATTTCGGAAAGACACCGACACCGTTACGAGTTCAACTCGGAATTCAAAGATGAGTTTGAAAAAAAGGGCTTAGTTCCAACAGGATTTAACCCCGAAACAGGTTTGGTGGAAACGATCGAGTTGAGCAATCACCCGTTCTACATCGGTGTGCAGTACCATCCCGAATACAAAAGTACGGTGGCAACGCCGCATCCTTTATTCAAGGCGCTGATTAAGGCGGCGACAAAGAAATAA
- a CDS encoding DUF4160 domain-containing protein — translation MFYSNEHEPIHFHCKFQEKESKAEIIFEDGKFVEVRIKEVKGKDSSRRKKNLKKLKKLVEYYRDDIVRKWIDFFVYNKEIKSEKITKKI, via the coding sequence TTGTTTTACTCGAATGAGCACGAACCTATTCACTTTCATTGCAAATTTCAGGAGAAAGAAAGCAAAGCGGAGATTATTTTTGAAGACGGCAAGTTTGTTGAAGTGAGAATTAAAGAGGTTAAAGGAAAAGACTCCTCTCGACGAAAAAAAAATCTCAAGAAGCTGAAAAAGCTTGTCGAGTATTATCGTGACGATATTGTTAGAAAATGGATAGATTTCTTTGTATATAATAAAGAAATAAAATCTGAAAAAATCACTAAAAAAATATGA
- a CDS encoding DUF2442 domain-containing protein, translating into MTKVIAITKAEYKGNFMIELQFSDDSMKVVDFKSFLEESKNPMTKKYLVESNFKKFRLAYGDLLWSDYEMCFPIWDLYTGKICE; encoded by the coding sequence ATGACAAAAGTAATTGCAATAACCAAAGCAGAATACAAAGGAAACTTTATGATAGAGCTGCAGTTTTCTGATGATTCGATGAAGGTTGTGGATTTCAAGTCATTTCTCGAAGAATCTAAAAACCCGATGACTAAGAAATATCTTGTTGAAAGCAATTTCAAAAAATTTAGATTAGCATATGGCGACCTGCTTTGGAGCGACTACGAAATGTGTTTTCCGATTTGGGATTTATATACAGGTAAGATTTGTGAATAA
- the yidC gene encoding membrane protein insertase YidC encodes MQQNNGLDKNQLLSFVLFTLILMGGMFYFQNKQAKEQQLKDAENKVQATQTAQSNPVKPAMVTNLNDSVKTTSIQQVELKNKELTLNISTLGGQISTVQLNEFKAYDKAADRNVKPLLLFDKNNSSYGFQFKDKTGKIFNTKDLVFSPTQNGNSVTMQANANGAIIQFIYTLLDKYTVDFNVKTQGLSQLVSDSKTDFVWDYNVRGVEKGRSQEQTHTEFNYAFNNYKSFDYDGRTTMEEPKETLNWLGVKQQFFSAVIEPQYGFKNSRGHQEMIEEGEFLKKFNFNGQIDLAGNELNQDFKWYFMPLDLKLLKSYEGKNFDELLPLGWSFIGTLNRWFFIPMYNLISSWGIAAGWVIFLMTIFVKIILSPVMFKQHKLSAMMRVIRPEIDEVNNKFKDADPMKKQQEVMAVYRKAGVNQMAGCLPGLIQIPIFYALFRFFPNMIDLRGKSFWFAKDLTAYDDVIKLPFHIPFLQDHLSIFAIACTVAILIYTMMTAGNIQQPTQPGMPNMKVLMYIFPITFLFFLNTSASGLSWYYFVSNAINVIIILVINYLILDEKKIHAQIQANKQKEPKPEGKFQKRMREMMEQAQEQQRLQQQQQQKKKK; translated from the coding sequence ATGCAGCAAAACAACGGTCTTGATAAAAACCAGCTTCTAAGCTTCGTGCTTTTCACCTTAATATTAATGGGTGGAATGTTTTATTTCCAGAACAAGCAGGCAAAAGAACAGCAGCTGAAAGATGCAGAAAATAAAGTGCAGGCGACGCAAACTGCCCAAAGCAATCCAGTGAAACCGGCGATGGTTACCAATCTGAACGACAGTGTGAAAACAACTTCGATTCAGCAGGTTGAACTGAAAAATAAGGAACTTACCTTGAATATTTCCACACTTGGCGGGCAAATTTCTACCGTGCAGCTCAACGAGTTCAAAGCGTATGACAAAGCTGCCGACAGAAACGTAAAGCCGCTCCTGCTGTTCGATAAAAATAATTCTTCGTACGGATTTCAGTTTAAAGACAAAACCGGGAAAATCTTCAATACTAAGGATTTGGTTTTTAGCCCTACTCAAAACGGTAATTCTGTGACGATGCAGGCAAATGCAAACGGAGCAATCATTCAGTTTATTTATACACTTCTCGATAAATATACCGTTGACTTTAATGTAAAAACGCAGGGACTTTCGCAATTGGTTTCCGATTCCAAAACTGATTTTGTGTGGGATTACAATGTGCGCGGCGTTGAAAAAGGGCGTTCGCAGGAGCAAACCCACACCGAATTCAACTATGCTTTCAACAACTACAAAAGTTTTGATTACGACGGCAGAACCACAATGGAGGAGCCGAAGGAAACCTTGAACTGGTTGGGTGTGAAGCAGCAGTTTTTCTCTGCAGTAATCGAGCCGCAATATGGTTTCAAAAATTCTCGCGGTCACCAGGAAATGATCGAGGAAGGTGAGTTTTTGAAGAAATTCAATTTCAACGGGCAGATCGATTTGGCAGGAAACGAGCTCAATCAGGATTTCAAATGGTATTTTATGCCGCTTGATCTGAAGCTTTTGAAATCGTATGAAGGCAAAAATTTTGACGAACTCCTTCCGCTTGGTTGGTCGTTTATCGGTACGTTGAACAGATGGTTTTTCATCCCGATGTACAACCTGATTTCCAGTTGGGGAATTGCTGCAGGTTGGGTGATTTTCCTGATGACGATTTTTGTGAAGATCATTCTTTCGCCGGTAATGTTCAAGCAGCACAAACTCAGTGCGATGATGAGGGTAATCCGTCCGGAAATTGATGAGGTCAATAATAAATTCAAAGACGCCGATCCGATGAAGAAGCAACAGGAAGTGATGGCGGTTTACCGAAAAGCGGGCGTGAACCAGATGGCGGGCTGTTTGCCGGGGTTGATTCAGATTCCGATTTTCTACGCGCTGTTCCGCTTCTTCCCGAATATGATTGATTTGAGGGGCAAAAGTTTCTGGTTTGCAAAAGACCTTACCGCTTATGATGATGTGATCAAGCTGCCTTTCCACATTCCTTTTCTGCAGGATCACCTCAGTATTTTTGCGATTGCGTGTACTGTTGCGATTTTGATCTATACAATGATGACTGCCGGAAATATTCAGCAGCCGACGCAGCCGGGAATGCCGAATATGAAGGTTCTGATGTACATCTTCCCGATTACGTTCCTGTTTTTCCTTAATACTTCCGCATCGGGACTTTCGTGGTACTACTTTGTTTCGAATGCGATTAACGTGATTATTATCTTAGTCATTAACTATTTAATTCTTGACGAGAAAAAAATCCACGCGCAAATTCAGGCCAACAAACAGAAAGAGCCAAAACCGGAAGGAAAATTCCAAAAGAGAATGCGCGAGATGATGGAACAGGCGCAGGAACAACAGCGTTTGCAGCAACAGCAGCAACAAAAGAAGAAAAAATAA
- a CDS encoding ribonuclease HII — translation MDLIKKWSNLSIEAGCDEVGRGCLCGPVVAAAVILDENFNQNLVNDSKKLTFKQRTDLDDYIKSNVKEFAVAEISPALIDQHNILNASIHAMHLALDQLKNPPEFIVVDGNKFHPYNYIPHQCVVKGDSKVLSIACASILAKNYRDQLMIQLHDEFPEYGWNRNMGYATKQHCEALNKYGPTIHHRKSFRLIYE, via the coding sequence GTGGATTTAATAAAAAAATGGTCAAATCTTTCTATTGAAGCAGGTTGCGACGAAGTCGGCCGAGGTTGCCTGTGTGGTCCGGTTGTCGCCGCAGCGGTAATCCTCGATGAAAATTTTAACCAAAATTTGGTTAATGATTCCAAAAAGTTAACTTTTAAACAAAGAACCGATCTTGACGACTATATAAAAAGCAACGTTAAAGAATTCGCCGTCGCCGAGATTTCACCCGCGCTGATTGACCAGCACAACATCCTCAACGCGAGCATCCACGCAATGCATCTCGCACTCGACCAATTGAAGAACCCACCTGAATTCATCGTAGTGGATGGAAACAAATTTCATCCCTACAACTATATTCCCCATCAATGCGTCGTTAAAGGTGATTCAAAAGTGCTCTCCATCGCCTGCGCTTCAATCCTCGCCAAAAATTATCGCGACCAACTGATGATCCAGCTCCACGACGAATTCCCAGAATATGGGTGGAACAGGAATATGGGTTATGCCACCAAACAGCACTGTGAAGCACTGAACAAGTACGGACCCACGATACATCACAGAAAATCGTTCCGGCTTATCTATGAGTGA